A part of Gossypium hirsutum isolate 1008001.06 chromosome A07, Gossypium_hirsutum_v2.1, whole genome shotgun sequence genomic DNA contains:
- the LOC121203722 gene encoding uncharacterized protein — translation MTSEGPEDWFPWLSLVEWWYNSTYHSAIQTTPYEALYGQPTSQHLPYLAGSPKVNSVDRSLQQREATRQLLKYHLKTCPRPYETLCNNRRSERSFKVRDWVYLKLQPYRQHSLRRVRNQKLSSKFYGQFLIKAKVGDVAYALQLPLGSKIHPTFHVSRLKRHVGYQPVTATLPPIGPEGMLLKEPS, via the coding sequence ATGACTAGTGAAGGACCTGAGGATTGGTTCCCTTGGCTCTCACTGGTAGAATGGTGGTACAACTCCACCTACCATTCTGCCATTCAAACCACTCcctatgaggccttgtatggtcaGCCAACTTCTCAACACCTTCCCTACTTAGCTGGATCTCCCAAGGTTAACAGCGTGGACCGTAGCCTGCAACAAAGAGAAGCTACTCGACAGTTGCTCAAGTACCACCTTAAAACGTGCCCAAGACCATATGAAACACTATGCAATAATAGGAGAAGTGAGAGAAGTTTTAAAGTACGTGACTGGGTGTATTTGAAACTTCAACCTTATAGGCAACATTCTTTGAGGAGGGTAAGGAATCAGAAGCTCTCTTctaaattttatgggcaatttctGATTAAGGCTAAGGTGGGTGATGTAGCCTATGCCTTACAATTGCCCCTTGGCTCAAAGATCCACCCAACTTTCCACGTTTCCCGACTCAAACGCCATGTTGGTTATCAACCAGTCACTGCCACATTGCCACCTATTGGACCTGAAGGTATGCTGTTAAAGGAGCCATCTTGA